In the Klebsiella aerogenes KCTC 2190 genome, one interval contains:
- a CDS encoding putative mucin/carbohydrate-binding domain-containing protein, whose product MTQEIEQKCYTLQSATWLDKAGFEKGRKHDRQALGFILPANTVLKIRQTDLSNGISTLRLMCDDSAVEKSSALTTNWTTISTTVDSVPFVDTLFTDSPCEFSVIYQQPAATKPLPSWKSGQSEETFFLDWENNKSSFALVDLDVINLLLPYADRDNAMKAGLASLHRFYNHLFTSYNDWAGLSENPDSQWNQNVANRYFLRADKHGVGSAYYNTNWCAQTAATVGEGWLDNVATQWVILHESGHGYQGKFMQDPTLSVSEVWNNIYASFYQQLTLSQDNHLYTDGWLYNYGKLAAQEAQLVNYITDKTPVTSWSLRSRLQFLMLMLFKAGIASFRTFNQNYRQLANSESFQPSDHQLADMLATAIATSAGYDVTPFIELCGLTLKNATRENIVSLATKPLYPLYRFLPQSEWDSARQQLGLDSFFWLVDNSELAILGKTGALTLTLNIDRPEQIYGQTLAIKDNCGNHYSLVINSDVLTLKDMPIGVYQVELPKGRSQKYRPDISYITVKEGANTVTVNYVQQNDTSERNVTISFLGYSDAPFAHLDVDYENQQLILNVTSATPHSYYPGTLYAAVSVLSANGEKVFERKMTGTNCATGKVIIPFSPHYHLYITHMEPGRLKTSPGYLTLVAREKYQLIRIDDNGLYNFILGNSPADDLEAIFEHNAQAIRTQPSLVAQEECVCKNDLWLMLPHIEEPRRSELLKAYADVLPQDNNDPGELTGKSVTLDLRGQGNNEFCQIVIDNKQRAMTVATRAGTPHSYYTTHTYASITVTAEDDTVVYQRSYAGATNNLANSETITLAEGMIIEIFHDEPYRSSATNGTTQNAVTLKQHNRWRVVKTGLQVYALAPDEPDEEATDTEEETALYGDSFSWQLLGDDDVCFAGMEMDIGSGALTFSANAVVPNKHFTTTYATVNVYNTRGSVVYRQSIKGSSQLGDYVDTAILDEGYTIEVFHAEAGNRSVIINPLNGNSWQQPNTVTWQVTTRGLQRL is encoded by the coding sequence GAGAAAGGACGAAAACACGATCGTCAGGCGCTGGGCTTTATTCTGCCCGCCAATACGGTGCTGAAAATTCGGCAAACCGATCTCAGCAACGGCATCTCGACCCTGCGCCTGATGTGTGATGATAGCGCAGTGGAAAAATCCAGCGCTCTGACCACCAACTGGACAACGATTAGCACCACCGTCGATTCTGTGCCGTTTGTCGATACGTTGTTTACCGACAGCCCCTGCGAGTTCTCCGTGATTTACCAACAACCCGCGGCGACGAAACCGCTCCCCAGCTGGAAATCAGGACAGTCTGAAGAGACGTTTTTCCTGGACTGGGAGAATAATAAATCGTCTTTCGCGCTGGTGGATCTGGATGTTATCAATCTGCTGTTGCCCTACGCCGACCGCGACAACGCGATGAAAGCGGGATTAGCGTCGTTACACCGTTTTTATAACCACCTTTTCACCAGCTATAACGATTGGGCCGGACTAAGCGAAAATCCCGATTCGCAATGGAATCAGAACGTTGCCAACCGCTACTTTTTGCGGGCGGATAAACATGGCGTCGGTTCGGCTTATTATAATACCAACTGGTGCGCGCAGACCGCCGCCACGGTTGGCGAAGGCTGGCTGGATAACGTCGCCACGCAGTGGGTTATCCTGCATGAAAGCGGCCACGGCTATCAGGGTAAATTTATGCAGGATCCCACGCTTTCCGTCAGCGAAGTGTGGAACAATATTTACGCTTCCTTCTATCAACAGCTCACGCTGAGTCAGGATAATCATCTATATACCGATGGCTGGCTATACAACTACGGTAAGCTGGCCGCGCAGGAAGCACAGTTGGTTAACTATATTACCGACAAGACGCCGGTCACCAGTTGGAGCCTGCGTTCGCGCCTGCAATTCCTGATGCTGATGTTATTCAAAGCAGGTATCGCATCCTTCCGCACCTTTAATCAGAACTATCGCCAACTTGCCAATAGCGAGAGCTTCCAGCCGTCGGATCATCAGCTTGCCGATATGCTGGCAACCGCCATCGCTACCTCCGCGGGATATGATGTGACGCCGTTTATCGAGCTCTGCGGTTTAACGCTGAAAAACGCCACCCGGGAAAATATCGTCTCGCTGGCGACAAAACCGCTCTATCCGCTGTATCGTTTTCTACCGCAAAGCGAATGGGATAGCGCGCGCCAACAGTTAGGGCTGGATTCCTTCTTCTGGCTGGTGGATAACAGCGAACTGGCAATATTAGGCAAAACGGGGGCGCTGACCCTGACGCTGAATATCGATCGCCCGGAGCAAATTTACGGTCAGACGCTGGCTATCAAGGATAATTGCGGCAACCATTATTCACTGGTGATTAATAGTGACGTCCTGACCCTGAAGGACATGCCAATCGGCGTGTATCAGGTCGAACTGCCTAAAGGCCGCTCGCAAAAATATCGCCCGGATATCAGCTATATCACCGTAAAAGAAGGCGCCAATACGGTCACCGTCAACTACGTTCAGCAAAACGATACCAGCGAACGTAACGTGACGATCTCCTTTTTAGGTTATAGCGATGCGCCTTTTGCCCACCTGGATGTTGATTACGAAAACCAGCAGCTTATTCTCAATGTGACCAGCGCCACCCCGCACAGCTACTACCCCGGGACATTGTATGCCGCAGTCAGTGTACTCTCCGCCAACGGTGAAAAAGTGTTTGAGCGTAAGATGACCGGCACCAACTGCGCGACGGGTAAAGTGATTATTCCATTCAGCCCTCACTATCACTTATATATCACCCACATGGAGCCGGGACGGCTGAAAACCTCACCGGGATATTTAACCCTGGTTGCGCGTGAGAAATACCAACTGATACGCATTGATGATAATGGTCTGTATAACTTTATTCTCGGCAATAGTCCGGCGGATGACTTAGAGGCGATTTTCGAGCATAACGCTCAGGCTATCCGTACTCAGCCCTCGCTGGTAGCGCAGGAAGAGTGCGTCTGTAAAAACGATCTTTGGCTGATGCTCCCCCATATTGAAGAACCCCGGCGCAGTGAACTGCTTAAAGCGTATGCCGATGTCCTGCCTCAGGATAATAACGATCCGGGCGAGCTAACGGGCAAAAGCGTGACGCTCGATCTCCGCGGTCAGGGCAATAACGAGTTTTGCCAGATCGTTATCGATAATAAACAACGCGCAATGACGGTCGCGACACGGGCCGGCACACCGCACTCGTATTACACCACCCATACCTATGCCAGCATTACGGTTACTGCCGAGGACGATACGGTTGTTTATCAACGCAGCTACGCCGGTGCTACCAACAATCTGGCAAACAGCGAAACGATTACCCTCGCGGAAGGGATGATCATCGAGATTTTCCATGATGAACCATACCGCTCCAGCGCCACTAATGGCACGACCCAAAACGCCGTCACGCTGAAACAGCATAACCGCTGGCGCGTGGTGAAAACGGGCCTCCAAGTCTATGCGCTCGCGCCTGATGAACCGGATGAGGAAGCCACTGATACAGAAGAGGAAACCGCACTGTATGGCGATAGCTTCAGTTGGCAACTGCTTGGCGATGATGATGTTTGCTTTGCCGGGATGGAGATGGATATTGGCAGCGGCGCGTTGACCTTTAGCGCCAATGCGGTGGTACCGAATAAGCACTTTACGACCACTTACGCCACGGTCAATGTATACAATACGCGTGGTTCGGTGGTGTATCGCCAGTCGATTAAAGGATCATCGCAGCTTGGCGACTATGTTGATACCGCCATCCTGGATGAGGGCTATACCATTGAAGTCTTCCATGCCGAAGCGGGAAATCGTTCCGTTATTATTAATCCGCTCAATGGCAATAGCTGGCAACAACCCAATACCGTCACCTGGCAAGTGACAACCCGCGGGCTGCAGCGCCTGTAA